In a genomic window of Macaca nemestrina isolate mMacNem1 chromosome 18, mMacNem.hap1, whole genome shotgun sequence:
- the LOC105491428 gene encoding sodium/hydrogen exchanger 5 isoform X4, whose protein sequence is MASLSAILAVTMCGLGCKKYVEANISHKSRTTVKYTMKTLASCAETVIFMLLGISAVDSSKWAWDSGLVLGTLIFILFFRALGVVLQTWVLNQFRLVPLDKIDQVVMSYGGLRGAVAFALVILLDRTKVPAKDYFVATTIVVVFFTVIVQGLTIKPLVKWLKVKRSEHHKPTLNQELHEHTFDHILAAVEDVVGHHGYHYWRDRWEQFDKKYLSQLLMRRSAYRIRDQIWDVYYRLNIRDAISFVDQGGHVLSSTGLTLPSMPSRNSVAETSVTNLLRESGSGACLDLQVIDTVRSGRDREDAVMHHLLCGGLYKPRRRYKASCSRHFISEDAQERQDKEVFQQNMKRRLESFKSTKHNICFTKSKPRPRKNGRRKKDGVANAEATNGKPRDLGFQDTAAVILTVESEEEDEESDSSETEKEDDEGIIFVARATSEVLQEGKVSGNLEVCPSPRIIPPSPTCAEKELPWKSGQGDLAVYVSSETTKIVPVDMQTGWNQSISSLESLASPPCNQAPILTCLPPHPRGAEEPQAPLHLPSDPRPSFAFPPSLAKAGRSRSESSADLPQQQELQPLMGHKDHTHLSPGTTTSHWCIQFNRGSRL, encoded by the exons ATGGCCTCGCTCTCCGCCATTCTTGC GGTAACCATGTGTGGCCTGGGCTGTAAGAAGTATGTGGAGGCCAACATCTCCCATAAGTCACGCACAACTGTCAAATATACAATGAAGACTCTAGCCAGCTGTGCTGAGACCGTCATCTTCATGCTGCTTGGCATCTCAGCTGTGGACTCTTCTAAGTGGGCCTGGGATTCTGGGCTGGTGCTTGGAACCCTCATCTTCATCCTGTTCTTCCGAGCCCTCG GCGTAGTCCTGCAGACCTGGGTGCTGAATCAGTTCCGGCTAGTCCCTCTGGACAAGATTGACCAAGTGGTGATGTCCTATGGGGGCCTGCGGGGGGCTGTGGCCTTTGCTCTCGTCATCCTACTGGATAGGACCAAGGTCCCTGCCAAGGACTACTTTGTAGCCACCACTATTGTAGTGGTCTTCTTCACAGTCATCGTGCAG GGCTTGACCATCAAGCCACTGGTCAAATGGCTGAAGGTGAAGAGGAGTGAGCATCACAAACCCACCCTGAACCAGGAGCTGCATGAGCAC ACTTTTGACCACATTCTGGCTGCAGTGGAGGACGTTGTGGGGCACCATGGCTACCACTACTGGAGGGACAG GTGGGAGCAGTTTGACAAGAAATACCTGAGTCAGCTACTGATGCGACGGTCAGCTTACCGCATCCGGGACCAGATCTGGGATGTGTACTACAGGCTCAACATCCGGGATGCCATCAGCTTTGTGGACCAG GGAGGCCACGTCTTGTCTTCCACAGGTCTCACTCTGCCTTCTATGCCCAGCCGCAATTCTGTGGCAGAGACTTCTGTCACCAACCTGCT GAGGGAGAGTGGCAGTGGAGCATGTCTGGATCTGCAGGTGATTGACACGGTACGCAGCGGCCGGGATCGTGAGGATGCTGTGATGCATCATCTGCTCTGCGGAGGCCTCTACAAGCCGCGCCGTAGG TACAAAGCCAGCTGCAGTCGCCACTTCATCTCAGAGGATGCGCAGGAGCGGCAGGACAAGGAGGTCTTCCAGCAGAACATGAAGCGGCGGCTGGAGTCCTTTAAGTCCACCAAGCACAACATCTGCTTCACCAAGAGCAAGCCGCGACCCCGCAAGAATGGCCGCAGGAAG AAGGATGGAGTGGCAAATGCTGAGGCTACAAATGGGAAACCTCGAGACCTGGGCTTTCAGGACACAG CTGCTGTGATATTAACCGTGGAGTCtgaggaggaggacgaggaaaGCGACAGttcagagacagagaaggaggacGATGAGGGGATCATCTTTGTGGCTCGGGCCACCAGTGAGGTTCTCCAAGAGGGCAAGGTCTCAG GAAACCTTGAGGTGTGTCCAAGCCCACGAATCATTCCCCCCTCCCCAACCTGTGCAGAGAAGGAGCTCCCCTGGAAGAGTGGGCAGGGGGACCTGGCAGTGTACGTGTCCTCGGAAACCACCAAGATTGTGCCTGTGGACATGCAGACCGGTTGGAACCAGAGCATCTCATCCCTGGAGAGCCTAGCATCCCCTCCCTGTAACCAGGCCCCAATTCTGACCTGCCTGCCTCCCCATCCACGGGGCGCTGAGGAGCCCCAGGCCCCTCTCCACCTGCCTTCTGATCCACGCCCTAGCTTTGCCTTCCCCCCAAGCCTGGCCAAGGCTGGCCGCTCCCGCAGTGAGAGCAGCGCCGACCTCCCCCAGCAGCAAGAGCTGCAGCCCCTCATGGGCCACAAGGACCACACCCATCTCAGCCCAGGCACCACTACCTCCCACTGGTGCATCCAGTTCAACAGAGGCAGCCGGCTGTAG